In one window of Leptospira sp. GIMC2001 DNA:
- a CDS encoding S41 family peptidase: MKLSSKLLYFSIGIFIGITSFYPFQKVRALSGESEEYLQILHEIVSYLETDYVEKVNEPELYKGAIQGILASLKDPHTRFLSKDEYKELQSETRGTFGGLGIEVIFLDGKIVIVSPIDDTPASRAGLMPEDKIIEINGAKTQSMNLNEAIGMMRGEVGTGISLKIERKNQKPFDVDLVREMIKIQYMKTAFIEKEKIGYIRLLQFMGKDTTAKEFAEAVSGFEKKGAKGLVLDFRNNPGGLLDLSVQISELFLESGKEVVSVRGREGKMIRSYKSGNSPNKFLKIPIIILMNNGSASASEIVAGALKDQKRATLLGTKSFGKGSVQNIYNLPHDTAVALTIQKYYTPSGVSIHGKGIEPDFVVEPLTAREEDKFYLEKLAKSGILKEFAKEKPEYNSTNSNEFLNRIKKEKISLPDSFAKFLYFSETMVGKKPALINREFDPQLETAIQKLSNP, encoded by the coding sequence ATGAAATTATCTTCCAAATTATTATATTTCAGTATTGGAATCTTCATTGGAATTACGAGCTTTTATCCATTTCAAAAAGTAAGAGCTTTATCTGGGGAATCTGAAGAGTATCTGCAAATTTTGCATGAAATTGTTTCATATCTGGAAACGGATTATGTTGAGAAAGTAAATGAACCTGAGCTCTACAAAGGTGCAATCCAAGGAATCCTTGCAAGCCTCAAGGATCCTCATACCAGATTTCTATCCAAAGATGAATACAAAGAATTGCAATCGGAAACAAGAGGAACTTTTGGTGGATTGGGAATTGAAGTTATTTTTCTTGATGGTAAAATTGTAATTGTATCTCCCATCGATGATACTCCTGCATCTCGTGCGGGACTTATGCCCGAAGACAAAATCATTGAAATCAACGGTGCCAAAACTCAGTCCATGAATCTAAATGAAGCAATCGGAATGATGCGTGGAGAAGTGGGAACTGGGATCAGCCTCAAAATCGAGCGCAAGAACCAAAAACCTTTTGATGTAGATTTAGTTCGTGAAATGATTAAGATTCAGTATATGAAAACTGCCTTTATCGAAAAAGAAAAAATAGGCTACATACGATTGCTTCAGTTTATGGGTAAAGATACAACAGCGAAAGAATTTGCGGAAGCAGTTTCCGGTTTTGAAAAGAAGGGTGCAAAAGGATTAGTTTTAGATTTTAGAAATAACCCAGGTGGTCTTTTAGATCTTTCGGTTCAGATTTCTGAGCTATTCCTCGAGTCGGGCAAAGAAGTTGTTTCAGTTAGAGGGCGTGAAGGTAAGATGATTCGATCCTATAAATCTGGAAACTCTCCTAATAAATTTCTAAAGATTCCTATTATTATATTGATGAACAACGGTTCTGCGAGTGCCTCAGAAATTGTAGCGGGTGCTTTAAAAGACCAAAAACGAGCGACTTTACTTGGAACCAAATCATTTGGAAAGGGAAGTGTGCAAAATATCTACAATCTTCCACATGACACTGCGGTTGCGCTCACGATTCAAAAATACTATACTCCATCGGGAGTTTCTATACATGGTAAAGGAATTGAGCCTGACTTTGTCGTTGAACCTCTCACAGCACGAGAAGAAGATAAATTCTATCTTGAGAAATTAGCTAAATCTGGAATTCTAAAAGAATTTGCAAAAGAAAAACCAGAATACAATTCTACTAATTCGAATGAGTTCCTCAATCGAATTAAGAAAGAAAAAATTTCCTTACCGGATTCATTTGCTAAGTTTCTTTATTTCTCAGAGACTATGGTTGGTAAGAAACCTGCTCTGATCAATCGGGAATTTGATCCCCAGCTAGAGACTGCAATACAAAAACTTTCCAATCCATGA
- a CDS encoding STAS domain-containing protein, whose product MFSTEIKKENGICTIMINGSVSLKNAVQMKDTIIQQADAGNLNIVLEFTDSVYLDSSGIGAIFNAQKYLSEKNGNLKLKNVSKDVMTILRIANLDKHLDIIK is encoded by the coding sequence ATGTTCTCAACTGAAATCAAAAAAGAAAACGGAATCTGTACCATAATGATCAATGGAAGCGTAAGCCTCAAGAATGCTGTCCAGATGAAAGATACAATCATACAACAAGCGGATGCTGGGAACTTGAATATAGTATTAGAATTTACTGATTCAGTCTATCTAGACAGTTCTGGCATTGGTGCTATATTCAACGCACAGAAATATCTTTCTGAAAAGAACGGCAATCTTAAGTTAAAAAATGTTTCTAAAGATGTTATGACAATCTTAAGGATTGCCAATCTTGATAAACACCTTGATATTATTAAATAA
- the tsaD gene encoding tRNA (adenosine(37)-N6)-threonylcarbamoyltransferase complex transferase subunit TsaD: MIGLGIESSCDETSIGVVEDGRIIRSLKIYSQIDAHAVYKGVVPEIASRAHLEKINSILESALLEANIELTELSYVAVASNPGLMGSLMIGAMLARCIGLVHGTPIVPCDHLEAHIAAVRLNNPSKADDSSKVSKGKDKLDINGEELNFPYLGLLLSGGNSSLYIHHGWKKLEKIGDTLDDALGEAFDKAASILKLPYPGGPHVEAQANQYLQRVQGNQKDLKVNLLPRLMAGAKADDLSFSFSGLKTALLYLVRDNPNLDTDRIAFEFQESCFDHVIRNIKKACKLTGISTVVAGGGVLANSTLRKKLDNLHESDNLRIIYPQSKLLCTDNGAMIGCLGYHLYSEGYVEGLDFRVSPKRFINNTMSEIK, translated from the coding sequence ATGATAGGATTGGGAATCGAATCCTCCTGCGACGAAACATCTATTGGAGTCGTAGAGGATGGGAGGATCATAAGATCCCTCAAGATATACAGTCAGATTGATGCTCACGCAGTTTACAAGGGAGTCGTTCCTGAAATTGCGTCAAGAGCGCATTTAGAAAAGATCAATTCCATTTTGGAATCTGCTTTGCTTGAAGCAAATATTGAGCTAACCGAACTATCTTATGTGGCTGTTGCATCCAATCCTGGACTCATGGGTTCTCTTATGATTGGTGCAATGCTTGCAAGATGTATTGGTTTGGTTCATGGAACACCGATAGTTCCCTGTGACCATCTTGAGGCTCATATAGCAGCTGTTCGGTTAAATAATCCTTCCAAGGCAGATGACTCATCCAAAGTATCCAAGGGCAAAGATAAGTTGGATATAAATGGTGAAGAATTGAATTTTCCGTATCTTGGTTTATTGCTATCTGGTGGCAATTCCAGTCTCTACATCCATCATGGTTGGAAAAAATTAGAAAAAATCGGCGATACATTGGATGATGCTTTGGGTGAAGCCTTCGATAAGGCAGCTTCCATTTTGAAGCTTCCTTATCCGGGAGGACCCCATGTGGAAGCTCAAGCGAACCAATATTTACAAAGGGTTCAAGGTAATCAAAAGGATCTAAAAGTAAATCTACTTCCTAGACTCATGGCTGGAGCTAAGGCAGACGATCTAAGTTTTTCGTTTAGCGGACTTAAGACAGCTCTTCTCTATCTTGTTCGCGACAATCCAAATCTGGATACTGATCGGATTGCATTTGAATTCCAAGAATCCTGCTTTGATCATGTGATCAGAAATATCAAAAAAGCCTGCAAGCTTACAGGGATTTCAACAGTTGTTGCGGGAGGTGGAGTCCTTGCAAATAGCACTCTTAGAAAGAAGCTGGACAATCTGCACGAGTCTGATAATCTAAGAATTATATATCCACAATCAAAACTACTTTGCACTGATAATGGCGCTATGATTGGATGTCTCGGTTATCATTTATATAGTGAAGGATATGTGGAAGGCTTGGACTTTAGAGTAAGTCCTAAAAGATTTATAAATAATACAATGAGTGAAATAAAATGA
- a CDS encoding SDR family NAD(P)-dependent oxidoreductase, giving the protein MENTQLKNQNILIIGSNGGIGSAFAETLFNAGANIYGTYRNHKPTESFWNQDRLYRLDLHDELVNIQNSFSKIIEESDPTTVVIASGSAYYGAFADMSLDDIHHTYLVDLLAPVAIAQISKRFFEKKGKGHIHIVSAIAGLLPAVKNMSIYTSAKFGLVGFARALAMECVGTNVKVSVSCPAGVRTGLPENSLGDKDGFLKIIQVLSKNFENPMEVVAGIIEAWESRDVVVLPTEKAKSLAKK; this is encoded by the coding sequence GTGGAAAATACTCAACTTAAAAATCAGAACATTTTGATCATAGGATCCAATGGTGGAATTGGTTCCGCATTTGCAGAGACTTTGTTCAATGCTGGAGCTAATATTTATGGCACATACCGGAATCATAAACCTACAGAAAGTTTTTGGAATCAAGATCGATTGTACAGGTTAGATCTACACGATGAACTCGTGAATATACAGAATAGCTTTTCGAAAATAATAGAAGAATCCGATCCGACTACAGTCGTTATTGCGTCAGGTTCTGCTTATTACGGAGCATTTGCAGATATGAGTTTAGATGACATTCATCATACCTATCTTGTGGATTTGCTTGCTCCTGTGGCAATAGCTCAGATATCCAAAAGATTTTTTGAGAAAAAAGGCAAAGGACATATTCATATAGTGTCCGCGATTGCTGGGCTCCTTCCTGCTGTAAAGAATATGTCCATTTATACTTCAGCTAAGTTTGGTTTAGTGGGATTCGCACGCGCACTCGCAATGGAATGTGTCGGAACAAATGTAAAAGTTTCTGTGAGTTGTCCCGCAGGTGTTCGAACGGGTTTACCTGAAAATTCCTTAGGAGATAAGGATGGTTTTTTGAAGATTATTCAAGTTTTAAGTAAAAACTTTGAGAATCCGATGGAGGTTGTAGCAGGAATTATTGAAGCTTGGGAAAGTAGGGATGTGGTTGTTCTCCCTACTGAGAAAGCCAAGTCTTTAGCCAAAAAATAA
- the lexA gene encoding transcriptional repressor LexA: MKDLTDKQELVYKFILNSMKERGMPPTIREIGDKFEITAKGAYDHLKAIEKKGFIKTQKNQSRAIELTRNDALESLPAQVMTIPVLGRVAAGMPILAEENVEGYIPIPDRLAKKPGTFALRVVGDSMIEAGINDGDLAIIQKKETARNGEIVVALVEDEATLKVFYKESDHIRLEPRNAKLKPIKSKKAQVMGKLIGIYRFY; this comes from the coding sequence ATGAAAGACCTCACTGACAAGCAAGAACTAGTATATAAATTTATTTTGAATTCCATGAAAGAACGTGGAATGCCGCCAACCATTCGCGAGATTGGGGATAAGTTCGAAATCACGGCTAAGGGAGCTTACGATCATCTCAAGGCAATTGAGAAGAAAGGATTTATTAAGACTCAAAAGAATCAGTCTCGTGCAATTGAGCTGACAAGAAACGACGCTCTGGAATCTCTTCCAGCTCAAGTTATGACTATTCCAGTTCTGGGTCGAGTTGCAGCTGGGATGCCGATTCTAGCTGAAGAAAACGTGGAAGGTTATATTCCCATTCCAGACCGTCTTGCGAAAAAACCTGGAACTTTTGCTTTAAGAGTCGTTGGTGATTCTATGATCGAAGCAGGTATCAACGACGGTGATTTAGCAATCATCCAGAAAAAAGAAACCGCGAGGAATGGTGAGATTGTTGTTGCTTTAGTCGAAGATGAAGCTACTCTAAAAGTTTTTTACAAAGAATCGGATCATATTCGACTAGAACCTAGAAATGCCAAATTGAAACCAATAAAATCTAAAAAAGCGCAAGTTATGGGTAAATTGATTGGAATCTATAGATTTTACTAA
- the glpK gene encoding glycerol kinase GlpK, protein MHNKKSFIIGIDAGTTGIRTYCFNDKGKAISSAYQEFKQHFPKPSWVEHDPEEIWNKTLKLIKQAVSEGGLSLKDAVAIGITNQRETTVLWDRKTGKPVYNAIVWQCRRTSAYCQELKSKHLEHLFRKKTGLVIDAYFSGTKIKWILDNVKGVRQKAEMGDIQFGTIDSWLLYKLTDGRSHKTDYTNASRTLIYNIKDKVWDQELLDILSIPKSILPEVQNSRSLFGTTQNLKGIPDGIPIASLVGDQQGALFGQLCTEVGEAKNTYGTGCFLLFNTGDEFKLSNSGLVTTLALGGEGRTVYCLEGSIFIGGAVIQYLRDNLKFFPKSADSEKLVKKLKSEDDIVFVPAFAGLGAPHWDMDARGAIFGLSRDTTPAQITRAALKSIALQSYELVKAMEKDTGKSLKVLRVDGGATSNKFLMQYQSDILNTKVVRPSNVDTTVLGAAYLAGLETGFFPSLAYLKSLDNKATEFKPSMKQDARDKEIKLWLDAISRIKTK, encoded by the coding sequence ATGCACAATAAAAAATCATTCATCATTGGAATCGACGCTGGAACTACAGGAATACGAACCTATTGCTTTAACGATAAAGGCAAGGCTATCTCTTCAGCCTATCAAGAATTCAAGCAGCATTTCCCAAAACCAAGTTGGGTTGAACATGATCCAGAAGAAATCTGGAATAAAACTTTAAAATTAATTAAACAAGCTGTAAGCGAAGGTGGACTTTCTCTAAAGGATGCAGTCGCAATTGGAATTACCAATCAAAGAGAAACAACTGTATTATGGGATAGAAAAACAGGAAAGCCTGTTTACAATGCAATCGTGTGGCAATGTCGTAGAACGTCTGCTTATTGCCAAGAACTCAAATCCAAACACCTGGAACATCTTTTTAGAAAAAAAACAGGACTTGTCATTGATGCATATTTTAGTGGAACGAAGATCAAATGGATTCTCGATAATGTTAAAGGTGTCAGACAAAAGGCTGAAATGGGAGACATTCAATTTGGAACGATTGATTCTTGGCTCTTATACAAGCTAACAGACGGTAGATCCCATAAAACAGACTACACTAATGCTTCTAGAACATTGATTTATAATATTAAAGATAAAGTATGGGATCAAGAACTATTAGATATTCTCTCAATACCGAAGTCCATTCTTCCTGAAGTTCAGAATTCAAGATCCTTATTTGGAACTACACAGAACTTAAAAGGGATTCCTGATGGAATTCCGATCGCCTCCCTCGTTGGTGATCAGCAAGGCGCGCTTTTTGGTCAATTGTGTACAGAAGTGGGAGAAGCAAAAAATACGTATGGAACAGGATGCTTTCTCTTATTCAATACTGGTGACGAATTCAAACTATCCAATAGCGGATTGGTCACAACTTTAGCATTAGGTGGTGAAGGACGAACGGTATATTGTTTGGAAGGATCAATCTTTATCGGTGGTGCTGTAATACAATACTTGCGTGATAATCTTAAGTTTTTTCCTAAATCTGCAGATTCTGAAAAATTAGTAAAAAAATTGAAATCGGAAGATGATATCGTTTTTGTGCCAGCCTTTGCAGGATTAGGCGCACCTCATTGGGATATGGATGCTCGTGGTGCAATATTTGGTTTGTCTCGAGATACGACTCCCGCGCAGATTACGAGAGCAGCACTCAAATCGATTGCGCTTCAATCTTATGAATTGGTAAAAGCTATGGAAAAAGACACTGGCAAATCTTTGAAAGTTTTGCGTGTTGACGGTGGAGCTACTTCCAATAAATTTCTTATGCAATACCAATCAGATATTTTGAATACAAAAGTAGTTCGACCGTCCAATGTTGACACTACTGTTCTTGGAGCAGCCTATCTTGCAGGATTGGAAACAGGATTCTTTCCTTCATTGGCTTACTTAAAATCTTTGGACAATAAAGCAACGGAATTTAAACCTTCTATGAAGCAAGATGCGAGAGATAAAGAAATCAAACTTTGGTTAGATGCAATCTCGAGAATCAAAACTAAATAG
- a CDS encoding CDP-alcohol phosphatidyltransferase family protein: MKKKLAWIPNTLTLGNLTLGFAAMLVASEITKNDPSAIRYYSLSGFLIILAALFDGFDGMAARALDATTELGADLDSLADLTTFGIAPGFLMYKMVFEDFKIDLFNQTDLFPVGMLIAALFPICAAYRLARFNVASDPHSFTGLPSPVAGVIVGIFPMATKVIPVPAFLAIAMFVLVAVLMVSTIRYSKPQVAIRGKFTWGKLAIVITGLLLLVYQIGAERWPWVLYGVIFFYVFSGIVSFLIYTIQELKV, translated from the coding sequence ATGAAAAAGAAACTCGCATGGATTCCGAACACTTTGACCTTAGGCAACTTAACTCTTGGGTTTGCTGCAATGCTCGTTGCATCAGAAATAACAAAAAACGATCCTTCCGCAATTAGATATTATTCCTTATCTGGATTTCTAATAATATTGGCAGCATTATTTGACGGATTTGACGGGATGGCTGCTCGTGCTTTAGACGCTACAACTGAGCTTGGTGCAGATCTAGATAGTCTTGCTGACCTTACTACTTTTGGAATCGCTCCTGGATTTCTTATGTATAAAATGGTATTCGAGGATTTCAAAATAGATTTATTCAACCAGACGGATCTTTTTCCTGTTGGGATGTTGATAGCTGCACTTTTTCCAATTTGTGCTGCATATAGATTGGCTCGATTCAATGTCGCAAGTGATCCACATTCATTTACTGGTCTACCATCTCCTGTTGCAGGAGTCATCGTTGGAATATTTCCAATGGCGACGAAAGTGATTCCTGTTCCTGCATTTTTAGCTATTGCAATGTTTGTTCTAGTTGCAGTTCTTATGGTATCGACGATTCGATATTCTAAACCTCAAGTTGCGATTCGAGGCAAGTTTACATGGGGTAAGTTAGCGATTGTTATTACTGGACTTTTATTGTTGGTATACCAGATCGGTGCTGAGCGCTGGCCTTGGGTTCTATACGGTGTGATCTTTTTCTATGTGTTTAGTGGAATTGTATCTTTTCTTATTTATACAATTCAAGAATTGAAAGTATAG
- a CDS encoding MBL fold metallo-hydrolase, translating into MRVKFWGVRGSIGSPVRPEYIRSKIESILTLATPMDLQSSESIQRFLDGLSFSRHSTYGGNTTSLEIRDKEDRLILLDSGTGVRDLGNQLMEKEFGKGKGEAYWVMTHTHWDHIQGMPFFVPLFIPGNKFEFHTAMNKLEERLRYQHAFTHFPVPLDQYLAEKTFIEHAEGESFNLGPHISVTSKSMRHPGGSFSYRFSEGDKSLIFASDAEFNLDEMDNIDQYLEYFQGADVLVFDTQYTFEESLQKIDWGHSSASMATDIALRAGVKKLVMFHHDPSYDDEKLDAVFLRALKYKEMFDASGRLEIKMAYEGLEIEI; encoded by the coding sequence ATGAGAGTAAAATTTTGGGGAGTCAGAGGCTCCATCGGTTCTCCAGTAAGACCAGAATACATTCGATCGAAAATTGAATCGATTCTTACGCTTGCAACACCCATGGATTTGCAGAGTTCAGAAAGTATTCAAAGATTTCTGGACGGCTTATCTTTTTCCCGACACAGTACTTACGGGGGTAACACCACATCTTTAGAGATCCGAGATAAGGAAGATCGCTTGATTCTTCTCGATTCAGGCACAGGAGTTCGTGATCTAGGAAACCAATTGATGGAAAAAGAATTTGGAAAGGGAAAAGGTGAGGCCTATTGGGTAATGACTCATACACATTGGGATCATATACAAGGTATGCCTTTCTTTGTTCCTTTGTTTATTCCTGGTAACAAATTTGAATTTCATACTGCCATGAATAAATTGGAAGAAAGACTTAGATACCAACATGCATTTACTCATTTCCCAGTTCCATTAGATCAATATCTTGCTGAGAAAACATTTATTGAGCATGCAGAGGGCGAGAGTTTTAATTTAGGCCCACATATTTCCGTCACAAGTAAGTCTATGCGCCATCCAGGTGGGAGCTTTTCGTATAGATTCAGTGAGGGTGACAAGTCTCTGATATTTGCGAGTGATGCTGAATTCAATTTAGATGAAATGGATAATATTGATCAGTATCTTGAATATTTTCAGGGTGCAGATGTCTTGGTTTTTGATACCCAATATACATTTGAAGAATCTTTGCAAAAAATTGACTGGGGTCATAGTTCTGCTTCCATGGCAACTGATATTGCTCTTCGAGCAGGGGTCAAGAAATTGGTTATGTTTCATCATGATCCTTCTTATGATGATGAGAAATTGGATGCGGTGTTTTTGCGAGCATTGAAATACAAAGAAATGTTTGACGCATCTGGACGTTTAGAGATAAAAATGGCCTACGAAGGTCTAGAAATTGAAATTTAA
- a CDS encoding PaaI family thioesterase yields MKAVAKKNMSFGSSPDNQDGLQLKITFDEDTKTAYGDFTCHEKFQGQPDTIHPGILSTILDEIMMKINEAMNFETQTGELTVRFLQPAFVNEPLHLRGWFVKKNKKVIENRAEIENEIGKIVARGKGKYIEAED; encoded by the coding sequence ATGAAGGCAGTCGCTAAGAAAAACATGAGTTTTGGTTCCAGTCCAGATAATCAGGATGGTCTACAGTTGAAAATCACCTTCGACGAAGACACAAAGACAGCTTATGGAGATTTTACCTGTCATGAGAAATTCCAAGGTCAACCGGATACGATCCATCCTGGAATTTTATCTACTATATTAGATGAAATCATGATGAAAATCAATGAAGCGATGAACTTTGAGACCCAGACAGGCGAACTCACTGTTCGTTTTTTACAGCCCGCTTTTGTAAATGAGCCTCTGCATTTACGCGGATGGTTTGTTAAGAAGAACAAAAAAGTCATTGAGAATAGAGCTGAGATAGAGAATGAAATTGGCAAAATAGTTGCCCGTGGAAAGGGAAAATATATCGAAGCGGAAGACTAG
- a CDS encoding flagellar motor switch protein FliG has protein sequence MLFEEGVNYFFFKGSPDSVIRIDSSIQSFYDFPIKKIPKLPSLFSDPSLAPRFLYDIRWNRRNYPSKEINIPDYISKSNQSNPKPEIFTKKSYQYQIGGLISGKHFLERTTRNQMISTRYLSLRDIVNPNYNENEVLEEIDKLYFKKGDKNTLSKLVKILYAGKPSEERDIIANLFAHEPTFANFLRNQIFHIEILPLIHGIFLQEILAKMDERFIKHSLPTLSAPVRRVIEKSVSKNKFSSILNSPSMEPPQGESLVEKIEALIFSRFSRSIYYEEGNYISYRIPKQGNDDYIQSFVGTNTNRFNFVTTITQPSNQAEQTSIRDSETFIEFFSQSGNHLFFRILDWIDIIRFDTIIHLREFESIEYYRLPPGLIITIPYYATSKYTIGCGITKSRKSFEFLLLGFAY, from the coding sequence ATGTTATTCGAAGAAGGAGTAAACTATTTTTTTTTCAAGGGAAGTCCCGATTCTGTGATTAGAATCGACTCATCCATTCAATCCTTCTATGATTTTCCGATCAAAAAAATTCCTAAACTGCCTTCTCTATTCTCTGATCCTTCTCTAGCACCAAGATTTTTATATGATATTCGTTGGAATAGACGGAACTATCCATCAAAGGAAATAAATATCCCAGATTACATTTCCAAATCGAATCAATCTAATCCCAAACCTGAAATTTTTACAAAAAAATCTTACCAATACCAAATTGGAGGCCTTATCTCAGGGAAACATTTTCTTGAACGAACCACAAGAAATCAGATGATCTCTACACGCTATCTTTCTCTTCGTGATATCGTTAATCCGAACTACAATGAAAACGAAGTTTTAGAAGAAATTGACAAACTCTACTTCAAGAAAGGAGATAAGAATACACTTTCTAAGTTGGTCAAAATTTTATACGCAGGGAAACCTAGCGAAGAAAGAGATATAATTGCGAACCTTTTTGCTCACGAGCCAACATTTGCAAATTTCCTGAGAAACCAAATATTTCATATAGAAATTCTACCTTTAATCCATGGAATTTTTCTCCAGGAAATACTTGCAAAGATGGATGAAAGATTTATAAAACATTCCTTGCCGACATTATCTGCACCTGTGAGAAGAGTCATAGAAAAGTCTGTCTCTAAGAATAAATTCTCAAGTATTCTCAATTCTCCAAGCATGGAACCGCCGCAAGGTGAATCATTGGTAGAAAAAATTGAAGCCTTAATATTTAGTAGATTTTCGAGAAGTATCTATTATGAAGAAGGTAATTATATAAGCTATAGAATTCCGAAGCAAGGCAACGATGATTATATTCAATCATTCGTTGGAACTAATACAAATCGATTTAATTTTGTGACAACAATTACTCAACCATCCAATCAAGCAGAGCAAACTTCAATTAGAGATTCGGAGACATTCATAGAATTTTTCTCGCAATCTGGCAATCACCTATTCTTTAGAATTCTAGATTGGATAGATATCATTCGATTTGATACGATCATTCATCTGCGAGAATTTGAGTCCATTGAGTACTATCGCCTTCCTCCTGGACTCATAATTACAATTCCCTACTATGCAACATCCAAATACACAATAGGTTGCGGAATTACGAAATCTCGAAAATCCTTTGAATTTTTGCTACTGGGTTTTGCCTATTGA